In Carya illinoinensis cultivar Pawnee chromosome 7, C.illinoinensisPawnee_v1, whole genome shotgun sequence, the following are encoded in one genomic region:
- the LOC122316031 gene encoding uncharacterized protein LOC122316031 isoform X3, with amino-acid sequence MSGKSRGWSEITPLLRSRSSFLEMVTSTATPDSAPSRSIFLGVDVGTGSARAGLFNEDGKLLGSSSSPIQIWKDGNCVEQSSTDIWHAICAAVKSACSLADVVAGEVKGLGFAATCSLVAVDADGSPVTVSWSGDSRRNVIVWMDHRAVEQAERINSRNSPVLQYCGGSLSPEMQPPKDLKTGKKIGTGHETGGLYYLDVEESPTRALTASSSAFEWHCCLGHPSLSLLKRQVRNLGNVSPFSCEACQLSKHHRVSFVPRLDNRASIPFELVHSDIWGPINIVSNKFQYFVTFVDDYSRMIWLFFMKARSELFSIFKVFRKEIKTQFRQKVQILRSDNAKEYQSNSFTTYLSNKGIVHQTSCSYTPQQNGVAERKNRHLLDVTRVLLLHMHVPKHFWSDGILTTCHLINRMSSSVLNGSSPFSILYPSSSPFSIPPKIFGCVCYVHNLGPGFDKLDPRATKCLFVGYSQTQKGYRCYSPALRRYFTIADVIFFESTPYFSETSSVGVLATLAAPSSHASTNLVSIFRS; translated from the exons ATGTCTGGTAAAAGCAGGGGGTGGTCCGAAATAACCCCACTTCTACGCTCTCGGTCCTCCTTCCTCGAAATGGTCACCTCCACCGCCACACCCGATTCCGCCCCTTCCCGCAGCATCTTTCTTGGCGTCGATGTCGGCACCGGCAGCGCCCGCGCAG GTCTGTTTAATGAGGATGGGAAGCTTCTGGGTTCTTCTAGTAGCCCGATACAGATTTGGAAAGACGGAAACTGCGTTGAG CAATCTTCTACCGATATATGGCATGCCATTTGTGCGGCGGTGAAATCGGCATGTTCCCTTGCTGATGTTGTGGCAGGGGAAGTGAAGGGTTTGGGATTTGCAGCCACTTGTTCTCTTG TTGCGGTGGATGCCGATGGCTCTCCTGTCACAGTTTCTTGGAGTGGTGATTCAAGAAGAAATGTCATAGTATGGATGGACCATAGAGCTGTGGAACAGGCTGAAAGgatcaattcccgcaattcacCGGTGTTACAGTACTGTGGTGGATCCCTTTCCCCAGAGATGCAGCCTCCAAAG GATCTCAAGACGGGGAAGAAGATTGGTACGGGGCATGAAACTGGTGGTCTATATTACCTTGATGTCGAAGAGTCACCTACTCGAGCTCTCACAGCCTCATCATCTGCTTTTGAATGGCATTGTTGCCTTGGACACccatccctttctcttttgaaacgCCAAGTTAGGAATCTTGGAAATGTGTCTCCCTTTTCTTGTGAAGCATGTCAGCTTAGCAAACACCATCGTGTGTCTTTTGTACCTCGACTTGATAATCGAGCTTCTATTCCTTTTGAATTGGTTCACtctgatatatggggaccaattaacattgtatcaaacaagtttcagtattttgttacatttgttgatgactactCTCGAATGATATGGTTGTTTTTTATGAAGGCACGATCTGAACTTTTTTCCATATTCAAAGTCTTtcggaaagaaattaaaactcaatttagaCAAAAAGTTCAAATATTGCGTTCTGACAATGCTAAAGAGTATCAATCTAATTCCTTTACTACTTACTTAAGTAATAAAGGAATTGTCCATCAAACTTCATGTTCTTAtacaccccaacaaaatggggtggcTGAACGCAAAAATCGccatttgttagatgtaacccGAGTTCTTTTACTGCACATGCATGTTCCTAAACACTTTTGGAGTGATGGTATTCTTACTACATGTCACCTTATTAACCGTATGTCCTCATCAGTCCTCAATGGTTCCTCTCCCTTCTCCATCTTGTACCCTTCTTCTTCACCTTTTTCTATCCCTCCAAAAATTTTTGGGTGTGTTTGCTATGTTCATAATCTTGGCCCAGGCTTTGATAAGCTTGATCCACGTGCTACTAAGTGTTTGTTTGTTGGTTATTCTCagactcaaaaaggatatcGTTGCTATAGTCCTGCTCTTAGACGTTACTTCACGATTGCTGATGTCATCTTCTTTGAGTCCACACCCTATTTCTCGGAAACATCTTCGGTTG GTGTACTCGCGACGCTTGCGGCCCCCAGCTCTCATGCCTCCACCAACCTTGTCTCTATCTTCAGATCCTGA
- the LOC122316031 gene encoding uncharacterized protein LOC122316031 isoform X2, giving the protein MSGKSRGWSEITPLLRSRSSFLEMVTSTATPDSAPSRSIFLGVDVGTGSARAGLFNEDGKLLGSSSSPIQIWKDGNCVEQSSTDIWHAICAAVKSACSLADVVAGEVKGLGFAATCSLVAVDADGSPVTVSWSGDSRRNVIVWMDHRAVEQAERINSRNSPVLQYCGGSLSPEMQPPKDLKTGKKIGTGHETGGLYYLDVEESPTRALTASSSAFEWHCCLGHPSLSLLKRQVRNLGNVSPFSCEACQLSKHHRVSFVPRLDNRASIPFELVHSDIWGPINIVSNKFQYFVTFVDDYSRMIWLFFMKARSELFSIFKVFRKEIKTQFRQKVQILRSDNAKEYQSNSFTTYLSNKGIVHQTSCSYTPQQNGVAERKNRHLLDVTRVLLLHMHVPKHFWSDGILTTCHLINRMSSSVLNGSSPFSILYPSSSPFSIPPKIFGCVCYVHNLGPGFDKLDPRATKCLFVGYSQTQKGYRCYSPALRRYFTIADVIFFESTPYFSETSSVGECDPLPLPTLTLSPAHSPNSSQPSSMPSVVPLQVYSRRLRPPALMPPPTLSLSSDPELSIASNS; this is encoded by the exons ATGTCTGGTAAAAGCAGGGGGTGGTCCGAAATAACCCCACTTCTACGCTCTCGGTCCTCCTTCCTCGAAATGGTCACCTCCACCGCCACACCCGATTCCGCCCCTTCCCGCAGCATCTTTCTTGGCGTCGATGTCGGCACCGGCAGCGCCCGCGCAG GTCTGTTTAATGAGGATGGGAAGCTTCTGGGTTCTTCTAGTAGCCCGATACAGATTTGGAAAGACGGAAACTGCGTTGAG CAATCTTCTACCGATATATGGCATGCCATTTGTGCGGCGGTGAAATCGGCATGTTCCCTTGCTGATGTTGTGGCAGGGGAAGTGAAGGGTTTGGGATTTGCAGCCACTTGTTCTCTTG TTGCGGTGGATGCCGATGGCTCTCCTGTCACAGTTTCTTGGAGTGGTGATTCAAGAAGAAATGTCATAGTATGGATGGACCATAGAGCTGTGGAACAGGCTGAAAGgatcaattcccgcaattcacCGGTGTTACAGTACTGTGGTGGATCCCTTTCCCCAGAGATGCAGCCTCCAAAG GATCTCAAGACGGGGAAGAAGATTGGTACGGGGCATGAAACTGGTGGTCTATATTACCTTGATGTCGAAGAGTCACCTACTCGAGCTCTCACAGCCTCATCATCTGCTTTTGAATGGCATTGTTGCCTTGGACACccatccctttctcttttgaaacgCCAAGTTAGGAATCTTGGAAATGTGTCTCCCTTTTCTTGTGAAGCATGTCAGCTTAGCAAACACCATCGTGTGTCTTTTGTACCTCGACTTGATAATCGAGCTTCTATTCCTTTTGAATTGGTTCACtctgatatatggggaccaattaacattgtatcaaacaagtttcagtattttgttacatttgttgatgactactCTCGAATGATATGGTTGTTTTTTATGAAGGCACGATCTGAACTTTTTTCCATATTCAAAGTCTTtcggaaagaaattaaaactcaatttagaCAAAAAGTTCAAATATTGCGTTCTGACAATGCTAAAGAGTATCAATCTAATTCCTTTACTACTTACTTAAGTAATAAAGGAATTGTCCATCAAACTTCATGTTCTTAtacaccccaacaaaatggggtggcTGAACGCAAAAATCGccatttgttagatgtaacccGAGTTCTTTTACTGCACATGCATGTTCCTAAACACTTTTGGAGTGATGGTATTCTTACTACATGTCACCTTATTAACCGTATGTCCTCATCAGTCCTCAATGGTTCCTCTCCCTTCTCCATCTTGTACCCTTCTTCTTCACCTTTTTCTATCCCTCCAAAAATTTTTGGGTGTGTTTGCTATGTTCATAATCTTGGCCCAGGCTTTGATAAGCTTGATCCACGTGCTACTAAGTGTTTGTTTGTTGGTTATTCTCagactcaaaaaggatatcGTTGCTATAGTCCTGCTCTTAGACGTTACTTCACGATTGCTGATGTCATCTTCTTTGAGTCCACACCCTATTTCTCGGAAACATCTTCGGTTGGTGAGTGTGATCCTCTACCATTACCTACCCTTACTCTTTCTCCTGCTCACTCACCCAATTCTTCCCAACCCTCCTCAATGCCTTCCGTTGTTCCTTTACAGGTGTACTCGCGACGCTTGCGGCCCCCAGCTCTCATGCCTCCACCAACCTTGTCTCTATCTTCAGATCCTGAGTTATCTATTGCTTCAAACTCTTGA
- the LOC122317059 gene encoding bifunctional dethiobiotin synthetase/7,8-diamino-pelargonic acid aminotransferase, mitochondrial — MPHLSHLFHCRRYHLKNFSTTTNTPVTRSPPYLPLSHPTFLIWAANTSLGKTLVSAGLAASFLLSESSSDPRKFLYLKPIQTGFPSGSDSSFVFRKLSHLSLRRQPHSPLVSSNHVLRASLPAANSVLGYGCGTSCERGMGNLGWYEERRVEGEGGSGAVSELVCKTLYAWREAVSPHLAAERESGVVEDAVVMDTLHKCLRLELEGDGDARKKMDVFCVVESAGGVASPGPSGSLQCDLYRPLRLPAILVGDGRLGGISGTISAYESLKLRGYDIAAVVFEDHGLVNEVPLLSYLRNRVPVLVLPPVPEDLSNDLMEWFEESRGVFDSLKEKMLSAYSERIKRLHGMPKKAGEVFWWPFTQHKLVPEGAVTVIDSRYGENFAVFKAHNNEFITQQFDACASWWTQGPDANLQTELARDMGYAAARFGHVMFPENVYEPALECAELLLEGVGKGWASRAYFSDNGSTAIEIALKMAFRKFSFDHGLLSDFQKDNMAGRGVELMVLALRGSYHGDTLGAMEAQAPSSYTGFLQQPWYTGRGLFLDPPTVYMRNSIWNLALPEGFRFKTSKLENIAFNSRDDIFHKRRDGSDLAEIYSSYISKQLSQYSGSGRFNHIGALILEPVIQGAGGMHMVDPLFQRVLANECRRKRIPVIFDEVFTGFWRLGKETAAELLCCAPDIACFGKLMTGGVIPLATTLATNAVFTSFLADSKLMALLHGHSYSGHAMGCTAAAKSIKWFKDPQTNLNVNSEGRSLRELWDEELVGQISSHPAVQRVVALGTLFALELRAEGSNVGYASLFASSLVQKLREDGVYTRPLGNVIYLMCGPCTSPEICSHLLVKLYKGLEQFYQIKAC; from the exons ATGCCCCACCTCTCCCACCTTTTCCACTGCCGCCGCTACCACCTCAAGAACttctccaccaccaccaacacGCCCGTTACTCGCTCACCTCCCTACCTCCCTCTTTCTCACCCCACATTCCTTATCTGGGCCGCCAACACTTCCCTCGGTAAAACACTTGTCTCTGCCGGCCTTGCCGCCTCCTTTCTCCTCTCTGAATCCTCTTCCGATCCTCGAAAATTCCTCTACCTCAAGCCTATACAGACCGGCTTCCCTTCCGGCTCCGACTCTTCCTTCGTTTTCCGTAAACTCTCCCACCTCTCTCTTCGCCGCCAGCCCCATTCCCCCCTCGTCTCCTCCAACCACGTCCTCAGAGCCTCCCTCCCCGCCGCTAATTCGGTTTTGGGCTACGGGTGCGGTACGAGTTGCGAGCGTGGGATGGGCAATCTAGGGTGGTACGAGGAGAGGAGGGTCGAGGGGGAGGGGGGAAGCGGTGCGGTTTCTGAGTTGGTTTGCAAGACTTTGTACGCTTGGAGAGAGGCCGTATCGCCGCACTTGGCAGCTGAGAGGGAGAGCGGGGTGGTGGAGGATGCGGTGGTAATGGATACGCTGCACAAGTGCTTGAGACTTGAGTTGGAAGGTGATGGAGATGCGAGGAAGAAAATGGATGTTTTCTGCGTGGTTGAGAGTGCTGGCGGGGTTGCGAGTCCGGGGCCTTCCGGGTCGCTTCAATGTGACTTGTATAG GCCTTTGCGTTTACCTGCTATTCTTGTTGGAGATGGGCGGCTAGGTGGTATTTCTGGAACCATTTCAGCCTATGAGAGTTTGAAACTTCGAGGTTACGATATTGCTGCTGTTGTTTTCGAAGATCATGGCCTTGTAAATGAGGTGCCATTGTTGTCTTATCTACGAAATAG GGTGCCTGTACTTGTCCTGCCACCTGTTCCTGAAGATCTGTCAAATGACCTGATGGAATGGTTTGAAGAGTCTCGTGGTGTATTTGATTCTCTGAAGGAAAAAATGTTATCAGCTTATTCAGAGAGGATTAAGAGATTGCATGGCATGCCCAAGAAGGCGGGGGAGGTTTTCTGGTGGCCATTCACTCAGCACAAACTTGTACCTGAAGGAGCTGTTACTGTGATTGATTCACGTTATGGTGAGAACTTTGCGGTCTTCAAG GCTCATAATAATGAATTCATAACACAACAATTTGACGCATGTGCTAGTTGGTGGACTCAAGGACCTGATGCTAATTTACAG ACTGAGCTTGCTAGAGATATGGGTTATGCTGCTGCAAGATTTGGCCATGTGATGTTTCCTGAGAACGTTTATGAGCCAGCCTTAGAATGTGCGGAGCTTTTGCTTGAAGGAGTCGGGAAAG GTTGGGCTTCCCGAgcatatttttcagataatggATCTACGGCAATTGAAATTGCTCTCAAGATGGCATTTCGTAAATTTTCCTTCGATCATGGACTTCTTTCAGATTTTCAGAAGGATAACATGGCTGGAAGAGGTGTTGAGCTTATG GTTTTAGCTCTTAGAGGATCTTATCATGGTGATACTTTGGGGGCTATGGAAGCACAAGCACCATCATCTTATACAGGCTTCCTCCAACAACCATG GTACACTGGAAGAGGCCTTTTTCTGGATCCTCCCACAGTCTATATGCGCAACAGTATATGGAATCTTGCCTTACCTGAAGGATTTCGTTTCAAGACTTCGAAACTTGAAAATATAG CCTTCAATTCGCGTGATGATATTTTTCATAAGAGAAGGGATGGGTCAGATCTTGCTGAAATTTATTCATCTTATATATCAAAACAATTATCACAATATTCAGGATCAGGAAGGTTTAACCATATAGGAGCACTGATTTTGGAACCAG TTATACAAGGTGCTGGAGGAATGCATATGGTTGATCCACTTTTCCAGCGGGTACTTGCTAATGAGTGCCGACGTAAAAGAATTCCAGTTATCTTTGATGAGGTCTTTACGGGTTTCTGGCGTTTGGGAAAGGAG ACTGCAGCAGAACTACTTTGTTGTGCCCCAGATATTGCCTGCTTTGGGAAGCTGATGACTGGTGGGGTTATACCCTTGGCTACCACACTGGCAACAAATGCTGTATTTACCTCATTCCTTGCAGACTCAAAG CTAATGGCCCTTTTACATGGTCACTCGTATTCTGGACATGCTATGGGGTGTACAGCAGCTGCTAAATCCATAAAATGGTTCAAAGATCCCCAGACAAACCTCAATGTCAATTCTGAGGGAAGGTCACTTAGAGAG TTATGGGACGAAGAATTGGTGGGACAGATTTCTTCACATCCTGCAGTTCAAAGAGTTGTTGCCTTGGGAACTCTCTTCGCCCTGGAACTCCGAGCAGAAGGCAGTAATGTTGG GTACGCATCGCTATTTGCGAGCTCTCTTGTTCAGAAACTCCGCGAAGATGGTGTTTACACGAGGCCCTTGGGCAATGTCATATATCTCATGTGTGGGCCCTGCACATCTCCTGAGATCTGCAGCCATTTACTCGTCAAACTTTACAAAGGACTTGAGCAGTTTTACCAAATCAAGGCGTGTTAA
- the LOC122316031 gene encoding uncharacterized protein LOC122316031 isoform X1: protein MSGKSRGWSEITPLLRSRSSFLEMVTSTATPDSAPSRSIFLGVDVGTGSARAGLFNEDGKLLGSSSSPIQIWKDGNCVEQSSTDIWHAICAAVKSACSLADVVAGEVKGLGFAATCSLVAVDADGSPVTVSWSGDSRRNVIVWMDHRAVEQAERINSRNSPVLQYCGGSLSPEMQPPKLLWVKENLQESWSMVFRWMDLSDWLSYRATGDDTRSLCTTVCKWTYLGHAHMHQASEKDSRDMEACGWDDDFWEEIGLGDLVEGHHAKIGRSVAFPGHPLGSGLTPAAAKELGLVAGIPVGTSLIDAHAGGVGVMESVPQLASDAKEGDMEAICHRMVLVCGTSTCHMAVSRSKLFIPGVWGPFWSAMVPEYWLTEGGQSATGALLDHVIENHVASPSLANRAASRNISVFELLNKILETTMLDLKRPFLASLTEDMHVLPDFHGNRSPLADPKSKGVVCGLTLDSSEKQLALLYLATLQGIAYGTRHIVEHCNAHGHNIDTILACGGLAKNPLFIQEHADILGCPIILPRESESVLLGAAILGAVAARKYSGLNEAMRALNAAGQVIHPSKDPKVKKYHDAKYHIFRELYERQISHRSIMAQALA from the exons ATGTCTGGTAAAAGCAGGGGGTGGTCCGAAATAACCCCACTTCTACGCTCTCGGTCCTCCTTCCTCGAAATGGTCACCTCCACCGCCACACCCGATTCCGCCCCTTCCCGCAGCATCTTTCTTGGCGTCGATGTCGGCACCGGCAGCGCCCGCGCAG GTCTGTTTAATGAGGATGGGAAGCTTCTGGGTTCTTCTAGTAGCCCGATACAGATTTGGAAAGACGGAAACTGCGTTGAG CAATCTTCTACCGATATATGGCATGCCATTTGTGCGGCGGTGAAATCGGCATGTTCCCTTGCTGATGTTGTGGCAGGGGAAGTGAAGGGTTTGGGATTTGCAGCCACTTGTTCTCTTG TTGCGGTGGATGCCGATGGCTCTCCTGTCACAGTTTCTTGGAGTGGTGATTCAAGAAGAAATGTCATAGTATGGATGGACCATAGAGCTGTGGAACAGGCTGAAAGgatcaattcccgcaattcacCGGTGTTACAGTACTGTGGTGGATCCCTTTCCCCAGAGATGCAGCCTCCAAAG CTTCTATGGGTGAAAGAAAACTTGCAAGAATCTTGGTCTATGGTGTTCAGGTGGATGGACTTGAGCGATTGGTTGTCATACAG GGCAACAGGAGATGATACTCGGAGTTTATGCACCACAGTGTGCAAATGGACTTATCTTGGGCATGCACACATGCACCAAGCCAGTGAAAAAGATTCCCGCGATATGGAAGCTTGTGGATGGGATGATGACTTCTGGGAGGAGATCGGATTAGGTGATCTTGTAGAAGGGCATCATGCGAAGATAG GACGAAGTGTAGCTTTCCCTGGCCATCCTTTGGGTTCTGGTCTTACTCCAGCTGCCGCGAAG GAACTGGGTCTTGTAGCAGGAATTCCTGTTGGGACTTCGTTGATTGATGCTCATGCAGGTGGTGTGGGGGTAATGGAAAGTGTACCACAGTTAGCGTCTGATGCTAAAG AGGGTGATATGGAAGCTATATGCCACCGGATGGTATTAGTCTGTGGAACTTCAACTTGCCATATGGCTGTATCACGGAGCAAGTTGTTCATTCCAGGAGTTTGGGGACCATTCTGGTCAG CTATGGTACCTGAGTATTGGCTCACAGAAGGTGGTCAGAGTGCTACTGGTGCATTATTGGATCATGTAATTGAAAACCATGTTGCATCTCCATCCCTTGCTAATCGTGCTGCTTCCAGAA ATATTTCTGTGTTTGAACTTCTGAACAAGATATTGGAAACAACGATGCTTGATCTGAAGCGTCCATTTCTTGCTTCTTTGACTGAAGATATGCATGTCCTCCCTGACTTCCATGGGAACAG GTCTCCTCTTGCAGACCCCAAATCAAAAGGAGTGGTCTGTGGCTTAACGCTTGACTCTAGTGAGAAGCAATTAGCTCTTCTATACCTGGCTACCCTACAGGGTATTGCATATGGCACACGTCATATTGTAGAGCATTGCAATGCCCATGGTCACAAT ATTGACACAATACTTGCATGTGGTGGCCTTGCAAAGAACCCCCTATTCATTCAAGAACATGCGGATATCCTTG GCTGCCCTATAATTCTTCCACGAGAGAGCGAGTCTGTGCTTCTGGGTGCTGCCATTCTCGGTGCGGTTGCTGCAAGGAAATATTCTGGTCTGAATGAGGCCATGAGGGCCCTGAATGCAGCTGGTCAG GTCATTCATCCATCTAAAGACCCAAAGGTGAAGAAGTACCATGATGCCAAATACCATATATTCCGGGAGCTTTATGAGCGGCAGATATCTCATCGTTCTATCATGGCTCAAGCCTTGGCTTAG
- the LOC122315857 gene encoding calmodulin-binding protein 60 B has protein sequence MQTRYMERTQSMSRGKRSLEGGGGEDDQPERKRPALASVIVEALKVDSLQKLCSSLEPILRRVVSEEVERALAKLGPARIGGRSSPKRIEGPDGRNLQLQFKSRLSLPLFTGGKVEGEQGAAIHVVLIDANTGHVMTSGLEASVKLDIVVLEGDFNNEDDEGWSQEEFESHVVKEREGKRPLLTGDLQVTLKEGVGTLGELTFTDNSSWIRSRKFRLGLKVASGFCEGRRIREAKTEAFTVKDHRGELYKKHYPPALDDEVWRLEKIGKEGSFHKRLNHEGIFTVQDFLRLVVRDPQRLRAILGSGMSNKMWDALLEHAKTCALSGKFYVYYSEDGRNVGAVFNNIYELSGLINGEQYFSVNSLSDSQKVYLDMLVKKAYDHWDQVIEYDGKALMSFKQNKRPIASRNELDIGSFDYSGALDHQLHLQSLPVPSEQPPMDSGLPGGALGYNDTLATRYSTQSQIINSNSRSQLDSTSFALHDHLISNSHQAQSARHNNNAVALALGPPQSSTSGFQASNSTTQPSTLNPFEDWSQNRGKGVDEFFSEEEIRIISHEMLENEDMQHLLRISSMGGHASINLPEDGYTFSSYMPSPMPTFDEDRGRPGKAVVGWLKIKAAMRWGFFIRKKAAEKRAQIVELDDE, from the exons ATGCAGACTCGGTATATGGAGAGGACCCAATCTATGAGCAGAGGGAAGAGGAGTTTGGAGGGGGGAGGAGGAGAGGATGATCAGCCGGAGCGCAAGCGGCCCGCTCTCGCAAG TGTAATTGTTGAAGCTCTAAAAGTGGATAGTCTGCAAAAGCTATGCTCATCTTTGGAACCTATTCTTCGTAGAGTT GTCAGTGAAGAAGTGGAACGTGCATTGGCAAAGTTGGGCCCTGCTAGAATTGGCGGAAG GTCTTCCCCGAAACGGATTGAAGGTCCAGATGGACGAAACTTGCAGCTGCAGTTTAAGTCCAGAttgtctcttcctctcttcacTGGAGGGAAAGTAGAAGGCGAGCAGGGTGCTGCAATCCATGTTGTATTGATTGATGCAAACACTGGCCATGTTATGACATCTGGACTTGAAGCCTCAGTCAAACTAGACATTGTTGTACTTGAAGGTGATTTTAACAAtgaagatgatgaaggctgGTCCCAAGAAGAATTTGAAAGCCATGTGGTGAAAGAGCGTGAAGGTAAGAGACCATTGTTGACTGGGGACCTGCAAGTGACACTCAAGGAAGGTGTGGGGACGCTAGGGGAACTCACATTTACAGATAACTCAAGCTGGATAAGGAGCAGGAAGTTCAGGCTTGGCTTGAAGGTTGCCTCTGGATTTTGTGAGGGCAGACGCATACGTGAAGCAAAGACGGAAGCTTTTACTGTTAAAGATCACAGAGGGGAAT TGTACAAGAAGCACTATCCACCTGCATTAGATGATGAAGTATGGAGACTGGAGAAAATTGGCAAGGAAGGGTCATTCCACAAGAGGCTAAACCATGAAGGAATATTCACAGTTCAAGATTTTCTTCGTCTTGTGGTTCGAGACCCACAAAGACTTCGTGCT ATCCTTGGAAGTGGCATGTCAAATAAGATGTGGGACGCTCTCTTAGAGCATGCAAAGACTTGTGCCCTGAGTGGGAAGTTTTATGTTTACTATTCAGAGGATGGAAGAAATGTTGGTGCTGTTTTTAACAACATCTATGAACTGAGTGGCCTTATAAACGGGGAGCAATACTTTTCTGTCAATTCTCTTTCTGACAGCCAGAAG GTCTATTTAGATATGCTGGTGAAGAAAGCATATGACCATTGGGACCAAGTTATAGAGTATGATGGCAAGGCACTCATGAGCTTCAAACAGAATAAGAGGCCCATTGCATCCCGGAATGAACTTGATATCGGCTCATTTGATTACTCTGGTGCTTTGGATCATCAACTGCATCTACAAAGCCTGCCAGTTCCTTCAGAGCAGCCTCCCATGGATTCTGGCTTACCTGGTGGAG CTTTAGGGTACAATGATACTCTGGCAACGAGGTATTCAACCCAGTCACAGATTATAAATTCAAATTCTCGTAGCCAGCTTGACAGCACTTCTTTTGCACTACATGACCATTTGATAAGCAACTCTCACCAAGCCCAAAGTGCAAGACATAATAACAATGCTGTTGCACTGGCCCTTGGTCCTCCACAATCATCTACATCGGGATTTCAGGCTAGTAACTCTACAACTCAACCATCCACTCTTAATCCTTTTGAAGACTGGTCACAAAACCGGGGCAAGGGAGTCGATGAGTTCTTTTCAGAGGAAGAGATTCGCATTATAAGTCATGAGATGCTTGAGAATGAAGATATGCAGCATTTGCTTCGAATCTCTAGTATGGGAGGCCATGCCTCCATTAACCTGCCGGAGGATGGGTACACATTCTCATCATACATGCCGTCACCGATGCCAACCTTCGATGAGGATCGTGGGCGACCTGGAAAAGCTGTTGTTGGGTGGTTGAAGATTAAGGCAGCAATGAGGTGGGGTTTCTTTATCAGGAAGAAAGCAGCTGAGAAGCGAGCACAAATTGTTGAGTTAGACGATGAATAG